One Persicobacter psychrovividus DNA window includes the following coding sequences:
- a CDS encoding SDR family oxidoreductase — MIALVTGANKGIGHEVARQLAEQGHTVFLGSRDLKKGEEALAKLSDPKNMEVVQLDVTDSTSIQNCLKVIEQKHGCLDILVNNAGINYDTWQNVVNADLSTVKDTFDTNLFGVWEMIQTFLPLMQKSGYGRIVNVSSGAGAWSSQTGGTPGYSLSKIALNALTVQFNNQINASDILINAVCPGWVRTDMGGSSATRSVAEGAETIVWLSQLPSGGPSGKFFRDKEVIDW; from the coding sequence ATGATCGCATTAGTAACAGGAGCAAATAAAGGCATCGGGCACGAGGTTGCCCGACAGTTGGCCGAGCAGGGACATACCGTATTTTTAGGCAGTAGGGATTTGAAAAAAGGAGAGGAGGCTTTGGCTAAATTGTCAGACCCTAAAAATATGGAAGTGGTGCAGTTGGATGTTACCGACAGCACTTCGATCCAAAATTGTTTGAAGGTCATCGAGCAGAAACATGGTTGTTTGGATATTTTGGTGAACAATGCGGGCATCAATTATGATACTTGGCAAAATGTGGTCAATGCCGATTTATCCACTGTCAAGGATACTTTTGATACCAATCTGTTTGGGGTTTGGGAGATGATTCAGACTTTTTTGCCATTGATGCAGAAAAGCGGATATGGTCGTATTGTGAATGTCAGCAGTGGAGCAGGCGCATGGTCGAGCCAAACAGGCGGAACGCCTGGCTATTCCTTGAGCAAGATTGCCCTGAATGCGCTGACGGTTCAATTCAATAATCAAATCAATGCCTCGGATATTCTGATTAATGCCGTATGCCCTGGATGGGTAAGGACGGATATGGGCGGAAGCTCGGCGACGCGCTCTGTGGCAGAAGGGGCCGAAACGATCGTCTGGCTGTCGCAATTGCCAAGTGGTGGGCCTTCGGGGAAGTTTTTCAGGGATAAGGAGGTGATTGATTGGTGA